Sequence from the Gloeocapsopsis dulcis genome:
CCATGCAGGATTTACAATTTTAGGCAAAACTGCGACATCCGAACTCGGTTCTTTTCCCTACACTGAACCAACAGGATTTCCCCCAACGCGCAATCCTTGGAATTTACATCATACCGCTGGCGGTTCGAGTGGGGGATCAGCTGCATCTGTTGCTGCTGGGTTGTGTGCGATCGCTCAAGGTTCGGATGCTGGCGGTTCCATTCGCGGTCCAGCATTTTGTTGTGGTGTAGTCGGTATTAAGCCATCACGCGGTAGAGTATCATGGGCACCTGTAGGCGATCGCTTAAGTGGTCTATCATCTAATGGTCCAATTGCCCGTACAGTTGCAGATGCGGCGGCATTACTTGATGTCATGTCTGGTTATGTCACTGGCGATCCTTATTGGCTACCCGATCCAGAACCGAGTTTTCTAGCAGCAACCACACAACAATTAGGACGCTTGCGTATTGCGTTTACAACTAGTATCTCACCAGTCGGTGAAGCCGACGCAGTATGTCAACAAGCAGTACGCGATACTGTTAACCGACTAGAAGCAATGGGACATATTATTGAACCAGGTTGTCCTGATTTTAGTGGATTGATTGAACCATTTACGCGCATTTGGCAATCAGCAGTAGGTGCAAGTGGTATTCCTCAAGAAGTTCTGCAACCATTCAACCAGTGGTTACTCGCCCAAAGTGGAACTGCGGGAGATTATTTACGGGCTGTGTCTCACATGCAAGCGATCGCTCGTCAAATTGTGGCATTTTTTGACACCGTGGATGTACTCATAACGCCAACATATATGCACTCTCCAATTTCTATTGGTGCATGGGCTAATTTGAACCCAGAAGCAACATTGCAAGAAATGGTTAACTGGATTGCACCGTGTCCACCATTTAATGCTAGCGGTCAACCAGCGATCGCACTTCCCACAGGTTTTGATAACAACAAATTACCAATCGGGATTCAACTTGTAGGACGTCCCGCGTCAGAATCGACTTTACTCGCATTAGCTGCACAACTAGAAGCCGCACAGCCTTGGAGTCAACATCGTCCAGCGATCGCGGTGTGAAGCCTCCGACTGAAGTCAGGGCTACCCGAACTAAGTTCTGAGTGTTGAGTGTTGAGTTATGAGTTATTTTCTTCAATTCAAAACGTGCTAACGCACCGCTACGCTAACAAAACTCAAAATTCAAAACTTCATAGAGTTGGACTTTGTTTGTCTAGCGAATTGATTCGCTTTAACCGTCAGGCATTTCTTGAATAATCTGCTGATACGCGTAAAAACTTTGTTTTGGTATTCTGCGTTGAGAATCAAAATCAACATATACAACACCAAAACGTTTGTCATACCCGAACAGCCATTCAAAGTTATCGCAAAAACTCCATAACAGATATCCCCGTAAATCTACACCATCACGTTTTGCCTGCAAAGCACTATCAATATGACGTTTGATATAGTCAGTACGTAAGGGATCTTTAACAATATCACCATTCAACTGTTCATCAGCTACACCAAAACCCGCACCATTTTCGGTAATATAAATTACGGGATTACTGTACTCATTTTTGATCCACATTAGCAGCTTATAGAGATACTCTGGTCGAACAGGACCATTAAACATTTTTATTTCATCTGGGTTAGTTGAGAACCATTCTGCGTTGTAAGGTGCGGAATCATCAGCTTTAACATAAGCGGGCGCATAGAAGTTAACACCAATAAAATCCGGTTGATTTGCAGCAATTAACTGCATATCCTCTGCTGATACTTGAAAAGTAGGATTATATTTCTGGTGTAATTTCATAATGTTATCTGGATATTCACCCTGATACATTGCATCCAAAAACCAACGATTATGCAAACCATCAAATATCCTAGCCGCTTGGACGTCTTCTGCATTATTTGTATTTAGCGGGATAGTAGGTGTAAAGCTTAAAGTAATGCCAATTGCACCACCTAAATTTAACTGGTGATAATTTTGGATTGCTGTTGCACTTGCAAGTAACAAATGATGTACTGCTTCAGCCTGTTTACCATAAGTTTCATTACTAATTGCATAGGGATTTGCCTTTTTGGCGATCGCATTGTGTGCTAAAGGTTCAATAAAAAATAGGTAAATAAAAGGTTCGTTGAACGTGATAAATTTCTTTACCCGATCTCCATAATTCGTAAAAAGAACATTGGCATATTCTGCATACCACTGAACCGAATCTAAATTACCCCAGCCACCTTTTTCTTGTAATTTGTACGGCAGATCCCAATGAAAATTGGTAATTATGGGTTCAATTTCATTTGCTAAAAGATCGTCGATTAGCTGATTGTAATAATCTACACCCTTTGAGTTCACTTCACCTGTCCCATCAGGGAGAATGCGTGACCATGAGATCGAGAAACGATAAGCATTGACACCCAGCTGTTTCATCAAGGCAACATCTTGCAAATACTGCGTCCGGTCATAAAAATTGATAGCAACATTACCTGTATGCTGTTTACCAATGAAAGCTTTAGTGACTTGATAATCATTCGTATAAATATCCCAATTCGAGTGACCTTTACCATCAGCCTGATAACCTCCCTCAACCTGATAAGCAGCACTCGCAACACCCCAAAGAAATTTATCTTTTACAAACATCATCGTAATTCCTGCGAACAACTCTTCAGCAGAAGAGAAATACGCTTGCGGCTACCAAAATAGATAAAATTTGTTTTCTAAATCTTCTCTACGTACTCTGTGCACGGACACTCTGCTCAAGTCGGGAAACCTGCCCACCTTTAATGTGTCCTCCTCTGTGGTTCGTATTCTCCCAATTACCTCCGTCCAACGCATCTACCCTGACACTTATACACCATATATAAGTCCAAGAGTTAATTATGTTAATGTCAGCAATAAGCTTTTACCTTAAGGAATCATGCTGGCAGCAATTTTGTACGATCTTGATGGAACCATCGTCAACACCGATCCTCTCCATTACCAAGTTTGGCACGAAATGTTGCAGGAATACGGTATTGAGATTGATGAAGAGTTTTACAAAAATCACATGAGTGGGCGACTCAATCCCCAAATCGTGCGCGATTTTATGCCAGAGTGGTCAGATGAAGCAGTTCATCAGTTTAGCGATCGCAAAGAAGCCCGTTTTCGGGAAGTTGCGGGTACGCTCACGCCAATTGCTGGACTTGATGATGCGATCGCCTGGGGAACCGAACGTGGACTTAAACAAGGACTAGTGACGAACGCACCGCGTGCTAATGCTGAGTATATGCTAGAAGTGTTGAAGCTTTCAACTGCATTTGACCAAGTTGCGATCTCAGCCGAAGTTGGTATCCCTAAGCCTGACCCTGCTCCTTATGAGTATATTCTTAAAGAGTTTGGCATTACACCAGGCGAAGCTTTAGCTTTTGAAGATTCGCCTTCAGGGATGCGATCGGCTGTTGCAGCAGGTATCAAAACTGTCGGTATTGCTACTACTCAAGAACCCAGCGAACTGTATGAACTAGGTGCAGTCCTAGTTATTTCTGACTATACCGATTCAAGGTTGTGGGAATTATTGGGAGTTCCTAGGAGCTGAACTCAATTTATTAGCTGTTAGATTTTAGCGCTAATTGGCCTATCTCACAGTGTTGCCTGGTAAACTATTTTTTCCCCGCAATAAAAATTAATAAAATTGAATTACATATCTGAATGACGGTCGAGACTATGATTTATCTGATAGACACTGTGCTTTTGCCTATACAAAACCATGAGTTCTAAAGCTTCTCTAACGCTTTTTTCCAGTGCTGATAACCTTTGATCGACGTTATCTAGCCTCTCATGGCAAGACATCATACCTAAATAAGACCTAAGGGCACTAATCACGAGTTCTGATTTAGACTGCCCCGTTTCTTTCATCCTAGTAAGAATCGCCTGTTCTAACTCAGGAGGAATCCTAACACCAAGGAAGGGATTTGCCATGTCAGTCTTCTGAGTATAAGCTTTGACCTTTGATAATAACAGTTCGCTACTAAATCACCGCCTTTGTAAAGATGAATTATAAAAACTTGAAGTAATCACTCACATTTGTGTAACATTGTGACAACTCAACTGCATAAATAGCTATTTAGCTTACTCAAGAACAATCCTGTATGAATATAGTCTTCGAGCGAAAAAACATTTTTGCTAAGCTCACCGTTTTGTAAAAAGATTTGTTATCATTTGTTATCAAGAGCATAATAACTCATCTCGAAACGCTTCAAGTTCAACGCGAGGCAATCTTAATGATGGGTTAGTTAGTCATGACAAGAAAGATTGCTAGCGAGTTGCTGAACACAAGCAAGGAGTACTCGATAGTGGCGAGCGATAAGAAAAAAATTTTGGTGGTAGACGATGAAGCCATGATCCGTCGCATTCTCACCACAAGACTTTCTATGGTGGGGTACGAAGTTGTTGCAGCTGCGGATGGTAAAGAAGCTTTAGAGATCTTCACAACAGAAGACCCCGATCTCGTAGTCTTAGATGTAATGCTACCAAAGCTGGATGGATATGGTGTTTGTCAAGAAATTCGCGAAACTTCTGATATTCCCATTATTATGTTAACTGCCCTGGGTGATGTTGCAGATCGCATCACAGGGCTGAAGCTAGGTGCGGATGACTACCTTGTGAAGCCTTTTTCTCCAAAAGAGTTGGAAGCACGAATAGAAGCGATTTTACGGCGAATTGATCGCCCTAACATAGCAGGTTCGGGAGTAGTTTGTGCAGGTAGATTGCAGATTGATTTTAACAAGCGACAAGTCACGTTGAATGAAGAGCGCATTCGGTTAACTAATTTAGAATTCAATTTACTGAAACTGTTGGTAACACGCGCTGGAGAAGTCATATCTCGGTCTGAAATTTTGCAGCAAATTTGGGGGTATAGCCCGCGTCAGCAAGCTGATGTTCGAGTTGTCGATGTTCACATCTCGCGGCTACGAGTCAAGCTGAAAGAAGATCCCAAAAACCCAGAGTTTATTCACACTGATCGAGGTACAGGCTATTTTTTTCAGAAGGTGACTGAAATACCAGAGGTTTTGGGCGCATAAGAAATGAGAGCGATCGCCTTGATCTCAACTCCCCTCAATTTTCCAGGAATTTATTATTTTGTCTTTGCGCTAGCTCATACTATTAAGATTTGAGTGTGGTAGTTGGTAGGGAGTGTTCCCAATGACCCATTACCGTTAATGAATTTAATCATTGATTTCAATAGTGTACAATTGGCAAAGAGTACGTAGCTTTGAAACGAGGCGATCGCGCATTGCTGCTGGTGAAACTATA
This genomic interval carries:
- a CDS encoding amidase, coding for MNKTDLAFTSALEQAQLIRSGEVSPVELVELYLERIQQLDGQIGSYFTVMAESAIADAKAKTELLSKSNELPPFFGVPIAIKDLNPVAGVPCTYGVSALKNEIAKYDDGIVTRIRHAGFTILGKTATSELGSFPYTEPTGFPPTRNPWNLHHTAGGSSGGSAASVAAGLCAIAQGSDAGGSIRGPAFCCGVVGIKPSRGRVSWAPVGDRLSGLSSNGPIARTVADAAALLDVMSGYVTGDPYWLPDPEPSFLAATTQQLGRLRIAFTTSISPVGEADAVCQQAVRDTVNRLEAMGHIIEPGCPDFSGLIEPFTRIWQSAVGASGIPQEVLQPFNQWLLAQSGTAGDYLRAVSHMQAIARQIVAFFDTVDVLITPTYMHSPISIGAWANLNPEATLQEMVNWIAPCPPFNASGQPAIALPTGFDNNKLPIGIQLVGRPASESTLLALAAQLEAAQPWSQHRPAIAV
- a CDS encoding glycoside hydrolase family 1 protein, translating into MMFVKDKFLWGVASAAYQVEGGYQADGKGHSNWDIYTNDYQVTKAFIGKQHTGNVAINFYDRTQYLQDVALMKQLGVNAYRFSISWSRILPDGTGEVNSKGVDYYNQLIDDLLANEIEPIITNFHWDLPYKLQEKGGWGNLDSVQWYAEYANVLFTNYGDRVKKFITFNEPFIYLFFIEPLAHNAIAKKANPYAISNETYGKQAEAVHHLLLASATAIQNYHQLNLGGAIGITLSFTPTIPLNTNNAEDVQAARIFDGLHNRWFLDAMYQGEYPDNIMKLHQKYNPTFQVSAEDMQLIAANQPDFIGVNFYAPAYVKADDSAPYNAEWFSTNPDEIKMFNGPVRPEYLYKLLMWIKNEYSNPVIYITENGAGFGVADEQLNGDIVKDPLRTDYIKRHIDSALQAKRDGVDLRGYLLWSFCDNFEWLFGYDKRFGVVYVDFDSQRRIPKQSFYAYQQIIQEMPDG
- a CDS encoding HAD family hydrolase; protein product: MLAAILYDLDGTIVNTDPLHYQVWHEMLQEYGIEIDEEFYKNHMSGRLNPQIVRDFMPEWSDEAVHQFSDRKEARFREVAGTLTPIAGLDDAIAWGTERGLKQGLVTNAPRANAEYMLEVLKLSTAFDQVAISAEVGIPKPDPAPYEYILKEFGITPGEALAFEDSPSGMRSAVAAGIKTVGIATTQEPSELYELGAVLVISDYTDSRLWELLGVPRS
- the rpaB gene encoding response regulator transcription factor RpaB, producing the protein MASDKKKILVVDDEAMIRRILTTRLSMVGYEVVAAADGKEALEIFTTEDPDLVVLDVMLPKLDGYGVCQEIRETSDIPIIMLTALGDVADRITGLKLGADDYLVKPFSPKELEARIEAILRRIDRPNIAGSGVVCAGRLQIDFNKRQVTLNEERIRLTNLEFNLLKLLVTRAGEVISRSEILQQIWGYSPRQQADVRVVDVHISRLRVKLKEDPKNPEFIHTDRGTGYFFQKVTEIPEVLGA